The following proteins are encoded in a genomic region of Sesamum indicum cultivar Zhongzhi No. 13 linkage group LG8, S_indicum_v1.0, whole genome shotgun sequence:
- the LOC110011280 gene encoding auxin-induced protein 15A-like — MAIRQMLRRSLSSDRRSASSGLDVPKGHLAVYVGESKRKRFVIPVSYLNHPSFQDLLFQAEEEFGFDHPMGGITIPCSEELFIDLTSQLGRR, encoded by the coding sequence ATGGCCATTCGTCAAATGCTTAGACGGTCTTTATCCAGCGACAGAAGATCAGCTTCATCTGGACTTGACGTGCCAAAGGGGCATCTTGCTGTTTATGTTGGGGAGAGCAAAAGGAAACGCTTTGTTATTCCCGTATCATACTTGAACCACCCTTCATTTCAAGATTTGCTATTTCAAGCTGAAGAAGAATTCGGGTTTGATCATCCAATGGGTGGCATCACCATCCCCTGCAGTGAGGAGTTATTCATTGATCTCACCTCCCAGTTGGGCAGACGATGA